CACTAGCTTAAGTATGTATTCTTGAGCAAATTCTTTAATCTTGTCCCATGTGAACATAGAGGCCTTGTCTACTATGATAGTCTTTGGTAAGTTGAACCTGTGAATAGTGTTTCTTAAAGAAAACAATTATTGTGTTTTGATTGCCTTCTTTAGTGGAAGGCCTCCGCTTGTCTATTCTTATTCAATGAAGTAAATTATAGCCACAACGGCAGAGGTATGCTTCTTAGATGATGGTGGGTATATTTTTCCAATAAAGTCCATCGTACATCCACAGAATGACCAAGACTTCACAACTACATGAAACTTGGTGACTAAAAGCCTCTTAGAGTGGCCCATGCTTTTGCAGGCTACACATCCCATAACATAGTTGACACAATCACTATAAATCGTCTACTAGTCCACTAAGTCAAATCTTTTTGCAACATCTTAAGAGATCCATTGCGTGTTCATTATGTGTCTTATGATAAATCCTAAGGGCACATTAAGAGTTTGACCTTTATAAAAATCATGAAATCAAAGTGCGCAAACAATTAGTGTTTGATTATAGaccatattaatatttttttatcgGATTACACTAATGGACTTGTGAATCTATTTAatatcatttttgttttccattttttgttttagttttaatATACAAAGAAATAAATTATCAGTATACATTGGTTTACGTTGCTAATTTTCTATTTTCactattgatttttatttgtttttgaaaaattgaaagcTAGATTCTTCTATCCATAATTataatattcaaaattaattttcctaaactaaattattcattttatccCTAAACAAAACCCTACGGCTACGCATTGATGTGGTTTGAACCGATCGAATACTTCGGCCCTGCAGAGATAGAAATACAGCGTCCGGTGCATTGACTAGTCCGCAcgttaaataaaataaaagcgtGAAGAAACCCCATAATAGCGGGATTAATTTGAGAGTTGGACGATGGTCAATGGGGTGCAGGATGGAACTGGGGAAGCCTTTGATAGTTATGGTATGCGGGAGCCTCGTCTACTACCACTGTGCATATCGCAACTCCagcctcctctctctcctctccgaCGTCCTCATCGTCCTCCTCTGCTCCCTCGCGATCCTCGGCCTCCTTTTTCGCCAGATGAACATCTCGTCAGTAGTTCCTCTCCTCCCTTTGAATCTCTTGTTTTCTCTGTGAAATTGCTGTagaattaggttttttttttttttttttgaacgaCTCCAAATTTGATGCAAAGAAGATGCACAATTCTTGCAGTAATGGACTGGCATTCAAATTCTTGCAATAATTTCGCGCTCTGCCTTTGattttactcttttcttttggGGCTTTTAACAGGGTACCTGTAGATCCCCTCGAATGGCAAATCTCTCAGGACACTGCTACTAGCATTGTTGCTTGCTTGGCTAACACCATAGGAGCAGCTGAGTCTGTTTTGAGGGTTGCTGCGACCGGCCATGACAAGAGGCTATTTTTAAAGGTACTTCGTTACTACTTTATGAGTTTTTGAATTcttatattttttctaaaattctgGTTCATTTAGTGTAACTTTTGTC
This window of the Malania oleifera isolate guangnan ecotype guangnan chromosome 6, ASM2987363v1, whole genome shotgun sequence genome carries:
- the LOC131158067 gene encoding reticulon-like protein B23 isoform X1, with the protein product MGCRMELGKPLIVMVCGSLVYYHCAYRNSSLLSLLSDVLIVLLCSLAILGLLFRQMNISVPVDPLEWQISQDTATSIVACLANTIGAAESVLRVAATGHDKRLFLKVVATLYVLSALGRVVSGVTVAYVGLCLFCLYLFAESSQLISTCFSQFLGRRDCTNEAQDNM
- the LOC131158067 gene encoding reticulon-like protein B22 isoform X2, which codes for MGCRMELGKPLIVMVCGSLVYYHCAYRNSSLLSLLSDVLIVLLCSLAILGLLFRQMNISVPVDPLEWQISQDTATSIVACLANTIGAAESVLRVAATGHDKRLFLKISAGAAMKLEKGGCHTLCAISFGTSGIGCHRCLCWIMPVLSVLVC